The following are from one region of the Polyangiaceae bacterium genome:
- a CDS encoding LON peptidase substrate-binding domain-containing protein has product MSAEGPISDRGPISDRLAGALEELGLFPLPEVVLFPGVLLPLHVFEPRYRKLTEDCLSGSQIMGIVQITSSEPVDRHGHPTLARIAGVGEIVRSQRLPGGRFNILLRGVGRVRLQELPFDGPYRRARATLLQSLPSKHPATDLAALISSLRLARPAGSGGGVDLAALGLEGGDDLAPGELADYLAAALVPDGNDRQDILETLDTSARVAKVCGLISCGARRDDSLLN; this is encoded by the coding sequence ATGAGCGCTGAAGGACCGATCAGCGATCGCGGCCCGATCAGCGATCGCCTTGCGGGTGCGCTAGAGGAGCTTGGGCTCTTTCCGCTACCAGAAGTGGTGCTCTTCCCAGGAGTACTGCTGCCGTTGCATGTCTTCGAGCCACGCTATCGCAAGCTCACCGAGGACTGCCTCAGCGGTTCTCAGATCATGGGGATCGTACAGATCACCAGCTCGGAGCCTGTGGATCGTCATGGGCACCCAACGCTTGCCCGCATCGCAGGAGTCGGGGAAATTGTGCGCTCGCAGCGCCTACCTGGTGGCCGCTTCAACATCTTGCTCCGAGGAGTGGGCCGCGTACGACTGCAGGAGCTGCCCTTTGACGGCCCCTACCGCAGGGCAAGAGCGACACTTCTCCAGAGCCTGCCGTCGAAGCACCCAGCGACCGATCTAGCGGCGCTCATCTCGTCGTTACGGCTCGCTCGCCCCGCTGGTAGCGGCGGCGGGGTCGACCTGGCCGCCCTAGGACTTGAAGGCGGGGACGACCTCGCACCGGGTGAGCTAGCAGACTACTTAGCGGCCGCGCTGGTACCCGACGGAAACGACCGCCAGGACATCCTGGAGACCCTGGATACCAGCGCGCGGGTGGCGAAGGTGTGCGGGCTGATCAGCTGTGGAGCACGCCGCGACGACAGCCTGCTGAACTAG
- a CDS encoding GTP cyclohydrolase I, whose protein sequence is MTIDRERAQLAIRDFLQALGHDPARDTELEGTPERVTSAFADELLRGYGVDARQLVSEALSPANGDEDLVIVNQIRVATVCPHHLMPALGEALVAYLPGRHVLGIGTLARLVQAFAERLTLQETIGERVVQSLMTDAGARGACCRLSLRHSCLSARGSREHLAQVDSWARAGELKTMEGVALLNLALRDR, encoded by the coding sequence ATGACCATCGATCGCGAGCGGGCCCAGCTAGCCATACGAGACTTTCTGCAAGCGCTGGGGCACGACCCCGCGCGCGACACCGAGCTGGAGGGCACACCAGAGCGCGTCACTAGCGCGTTCGCCGACGAGCTGTTGCGCGGCTATGGGGTCGATGCGAGGCAACTGGTCAGCGAAGCCCTCAGCCCCGCCAACGGCGACGAAGACCTGGTCATCGTCAATCAGATCCGCGTGGCAACGGTTTGCCCGCATCACCTGATGCCCGCGCTGGGAGAGGCGCTTGTCGCCTACCTGCCTGGCAGGCATGTGTTGGGTATCGGCACGCTGGCTCGGCTCGTGCAGGCTTTCGCCGAACGCCTGACACTCCAGGAAACGATTGGGGAACGCGTCGTCCAGAGCTTGATGACGGACGCCGGAGCTCGCGGCGCTTGTTGCCGCTTGAGCCTGCGGCATAGCTGCCTTTCTGCCCGCGGCAGTCGAGAGCATCTTGCGCAGGTAGACTCTTGGGCCCGCGCGGGCGAACTAAAGACGATGGAAGGCGTGGCGCTGCTCAACCTGGCGCTGAGGGACCGATGA
- a CDS encoding DUF2203 domain-containing protein — MGTTGQTVRGQQRVFTVQEVDNLIPSLSSKVGDLLIARSEIERLVAELSEQLGYEPKSLALDSSDSGSVASMKQDLRQRMSRYEAGWSEIEAMGAFVKDPRIGLLDFYGNIEGRLVWLCWRYGEDSLGYYHELNAGYAGRRTLGRRERALLLN; from the coding sequence ATGGGCACGACAGGGCAAACGGTACGGGGACAACAGCGGGTGTTCACGGTGCAGGAGGTGGACAACCTGATCCCATCCTTGAGTTCCAAGGTTGGAGACTTGTTGATCGCCCGCAGTGAGATCGAACGCTTGGTGGCCGAGCTGTCGGAGCAGCTGGGTTACGAACCGAAGTCGCTGGCGTTGGATTCCAGCGACTCAGGCAGCGTCGCTTCCATGAAGCAGGACTTGCGTCAGCGCATGAGTCGCTACGAGGCGGGCTGGAGCGAAATCGAAGCGATGGGCGCTTTCGTCAAGGATCCCAGAATCGGGCTCCTGGATTTCTACGGAAATATCGAAGGTCGTCTGGTCTGGTTGTGTTGGCGCTACGGGGAGGACTCCCTCGGCTACTATCACGAGCTGAACGCAGGCTACGCTGGACGACGCACGTTGGGTCGCCGGGAGCGAGCGCTGCTCTTGAATTGA
- a CDS encoding MerR family transcriptional regulator has protein sequence MADDNNRGVDGGNGARRDGLLTTGDMARLSNNTLRTVRFYEEANILHPTQRTDGGHRLFAQSELRKLELVSELRAAGLSLEEIRDLLEVKQRATNGSSASRDALDRLQGQIVRLTERIDILTRLRDDLEASQGVLQECQKCTGNNLYPDGCRNCSVMTDQTSLPKAVSVVWSIDRN, from the coding sequence GTGGCTGACGACAACAATCGGGGAGTGGACGGCGGCAATGGCGCGCGACGGGATGGTCTGCTGACCACCGGCGACATGGCTCGGCTCTCCAACAACACGTTGCGTACCGTGCGCTTCTATGAGGAAGCGAACATTCTCCACCCAACTCAGCGCACCGATGGGGGACATCGGCTGTTCGCTCAAAGCGAACTCAGAAAGCTCGAATTGGTGAGCGAGCTGCGCGCGGCTGGTCTGAGCTTGGAGGAGATCCGCGATCTGTTGGAGGTCAAGCAGCGGGCGACGAACGGCTCCAGTGCGTCCCGAGATGCTCTGGACCGCCTCCAAGGGCAAATCGTTCGCCTCACGGAGCGCATCGACATCCTCACGCGCCTGCGTGACGACCTGGAAGCGTCCCAGGGTGTGCTCCAGGAATGTCAGAAGTGTACGGGCAACAACCTGTACCCCGACGGCTGCCGGAACTGCAGCGTGATGACCGATCAGACTTCGCTGCCCAAAGCCGTCAGCGTCGTTTGGTCTATCGACCGAAACTAG
- a CDS encoding ABC transporter permease, whose product MSVAEEEPQSRRSFLPPPEPKAGEQMQARALGFISHLGRLSQMTAGTLRASVRRPLEFKEFVRQLESLGVASLGIVVVTSVFIGMVMSVQFAFGLQKFGGMEYTGRVVGLSFSRELAPTLTAVIVGGRIGAGMAAELGSMAVTEQLDAVRALGADPLKKLVWPRLAASIIVMPILAALALVLGFSGAMLITDIEFNIPADFFLRSALGTVGMKDFLSGMFKTPFFGAIIALVGCHFGMTTRGGTAGVGDSTTRTVVVISISILIADFFLTKVAIILWPAF is encoded by the coding sequence ATGTCCGTCGCCGAGGAGGAGCCGCAGAGCCGCAGATCGTTCCTGCCACCGCCTGAGCCCAAGGCTGGCGAGCAGATGCAGGCGCGCGCCTTGGGCTTCATCAGTCATCTGGGTCGGCTCTCCCAGATGACCGCGGGGACGTTGCGCGCATCGGTGCGCCGCCCTCTGGAGTTCAAAGAGTTCGTGCGCCAGCTCGAGAGCCTGGGCGTTGCTTCCCTGGGGATCGTCGTCGTCACGAGCGTCTTCATCGGCATGGTGATGAGCGTGCAGTTCGCCTTCGGTCTGCAGAAGTTCGGCGGCATGGAGTACACCGGCCGGGTCGTAGGCCTGAGCTTCTCCCGCGAGCTCGCGCCAACGCTGACTGCCGTGATCGTGGGCGGCCGAATCGGCGCTGGGATGGCGGCGGAGCTCGGATCCATGGCCGTGACGGAGCAGCTCGACGCCGTGCGGGCGCTGGGCGCGGATCCGCTGAAGAAGCTGGTGTGGCCCCGGCTCGCGGCGTCCATCATCGTGATGCCGATCCTCGCGGCGCTCGCGCTCGTGCTCGGATTCAGCGGCGCGATGCTGATAACTGACATCGAGTTCAACATCCCGGCGGACTTCTTCCTGCGCAGCGCCCTCGGCACTGTCGGCATGAAGGACTTCCTCAGCGGAATGTTCAAGACGCCGTTTTTCGGCGCCATCATCGCTTTGGTCGGGTGTCACTTCGGGATGACGACTCGGGGCGGGACCGCAGGCGTTGGAGACAGCACCACGCGCACGGTCGTGGTGATCTCCATCTCGATCCTGATCGCGGACTTCTTCCTGACCAAGGTCGCGATCATCCTCTGGCCCGCTTTCTGA
- a CDS encoding rhomboid family intramembrane serine protease produces MLPIRDINPTRTTPYLTYAFIALNILVFLGESGLAMLGVQGLGFSFGVVPARFVANPLLEAPTILSSMFFHASFGHLAGNMLFLYIFGDNIEDALGKPRFALFYLLSGIAGALAQVLIDPTSQIPMVGASGAIAGVLGAYLVLFPRAKVLILNTIPPLWFILGFTFFAPAWLVLGFWFLVQNVMPALGELAGFGGSQVAFFAHLGGFILGLLLIRPLSWGRSLARVERWEGWRRPAIQKQPFATPRQSNQRVRVVDVTPGRFDGRWGE; encoded by the coding sequence ATGTTGCCCATCCGCGACATCAACCCGACGCGCACTACGCCTTACCTGACGTACGCGTTCATCGCCTTGAATATCCTCGTATTTTTGGGGGAGAGCGGGCTGGCGATGCTCGGGGTGCAAGGGCTCGGATTCAGCTTTGGGGTGGTTCCAGCGCGGTTCGTCGCCAACCCGCTGCTCGAGGCGCCGACCATCCTGAGCTCGATGTTCTTTCACGCGAGCTTCGGCCACCTCGCGGGCAACATGCTGTTCCTCTACATCTTCGGGGACAACATCGAGGACGCCCTGGGTAAGCCGAGGTTCGCGCTGTTTTACCTGCTCAGCGGGATCGCTGGCGCCTTGGCACAGGTGCTCATCGATCCCACCAGCCAGATCCCGATGGTCGGCGCGTCCGGGGCGATCGCTGGCGTGCTGGGCGCCTACTTGGTGCTCTTCCCCCGCGCGAAGGTGCTGATCCTCAACACCATCCCACCGCTCTGGTTCATCCTGGGTTTCACCTTCTTCGCTCCCGCCTGGCTGGTGCTCGGATTCTGGTTCTTGGTGCAAAACGTGATGCCCGCGCTGGGTGAGCTCGCTGGCTTCGGAGGCTCCCAAGTGGCGTTCTTCGCGCACCTGGGCGGTTTCATCCTGGGCTTGCTGTTGATCCGCCCGCTGAGCTGGGGCCGCAGTCTGGCCCGCGTGGAGCGCTGGGAAGGTTGGCGACGCCCCGCGATTCAGAAGCAACCGTTCGCTACCCCGCGGCAATCGAACCAGCGCGTGCGTGTCGTCGATGTCACGCCAGGACGCTTCGACGGACGCTGGGGCGAGTAG
- a CDS encoding metallophosphoesterase family protein — protein MRIGIFSDTHANYEALSAVFEAYRHENIDEYYCLGDTVGYGGSPNECSNMVRETAKATILGNHDAAVAGRMDYSYYYEAARQALDTHASMLSEENMDWLRQLPYSVKLDDIGVHLCHGSPVRLEEFEYIFAPEQARECLPIFDELGHITLIGHSHLCKVFALTQSSVEELPPVDFELSPDRKYIVSVGSVGQPRDYDNRASFTVFDTEKKRFEFKRIEYDIETAADKVLRAKLERNFAHRLFIGV, from the coding sequence ATGCGCATCGGCATCTTCAGCGACACGCACGCCAACTACGAAGCGCTCAGCGCGGTCTTCGAGGCATACCGTCATGAGAACATTGACGAGTACTACTGCCTTGGAGACACGGTTGGCTATGGAGGCTCCCCCAACGAGTGCTCCAACATGGTGCGTGAGACCGCCAAGGCGACCATCTTGGGGAACCACGACGCAGCGGTCGCGGGACGCATGGACTACTCGTACTACTACGAGGCCGCGCGCCAGGCACTGGACACCCATGCCTCCATGCTCTCCGAAGAGAACATGGACTGGCTGCGGCAGCTGCCGTACTCGGTGAAGCTCGACGACATCGGCGTGCACCTCTGCCACGGCTCCCCCGTGCGCCTGGAGGAGTTCGAGTACATCTTCGCGCCCGAGCAAGCTCGTGAGTGTCTGCCCATCTTCGACGAGCTGGGCCACATCACGCTGATCGGCCACTCCCACCTGTGCAAGGTGTTCGCGTTGACTCAGAGCAGCGTGGAGGAGCTACCTCCCGTCGACTTCGAGCTGTCTCCCGATCGCAAGTACATCGTCAGCGTCGGTTCCGTCGGACAGCCCCGCGACTACGACAACCGCGCCAGCTTCACGGTTTTCGATACGGAAAAAAAGCGCTTCGAGTTCAAGCGCATTGAGTACGATATCGAGACTGCGGCGGACAAAGTGCTGCGTGCCAAGCTCGAGCGCAACTTCGCGCACCGCCTGTTCATCGGCGTCTGA
- a CDS encoding HAD family hydrolase translates to MFTALTLADQSKELQTIIDQCKALRSGQQRAVVVFDLDGTLLDNRPRTVAILREAADHWAAAHPKAVEAIHSLDPSQLGYLVTDALRERGVDEALVGEALEVWKQRFFRDDTLLHDVPLSGAVEFARACYEAGGNLAYFTGRDLPNMALGSLASLRDRGFPVGVPGTELVLKPDFETPDLDFKRAVTPEFKRIGHVVATFDNEPGNCNVFHEFFPEATHYLLLTQHAPNPPALAQGVRVIKDFRLG, encoded by the coding sequence ATGTTCACTGCCCTCACGCTCGCCGATCAGAGCAAGGAACTCCAAACAATCATCGATCAGTGCAAGGCGCTCCGCAGTGGCCAGCAGCGCGCAGTGGTCGTCTTCGATCTGGATGGCACGTTGCTCGACAATCGCCCACGCACGGTCGCTATCCTGCGGGAGGCCGCGGACCACTGGGCCGCGGCTCACCCCAAGGCTGTCGAGGCGATTCACAGCCTGGACCCTTCCCAGCTCGGCTATTTGGTCACCGATGCGTTGCGCGAACGCGGCGTTGATGAAGCGCTGGTCGGCGAGGCACTCGAAGTCTGGAAGCAGCGGTTCTTTCGCGACGACACGCTGCTGCACGACGTGCCCCTTTCCGGCGCCGTCGAGTTCGCGCGCGCGTGCTACGAGGCGGGCGGCAACCTCGCCTACTTCACGGGCCGTGACCTGCCCAATATGGCGCTTGGCAGCCTAGCCAGCCTGCGCGATCGCGGCTTCCCCGTTGGTGTGCCGGGCACGGAGCTGGTGCTGAAGCCCGATTTCGAGACGCCTGACTTGGACTTCAAGCGCGCGGTCACGCCTGAGTTCAAGCGCATCGGGCACGTAGTGGCGACGTTCGACAACGAGCCGGGCAACTGCAACGTCTTCCACGAGTTTTTCCCCGAGGCAACGCACTACCTGCTCCTGACCCAACACGCCCCGAACCCGCCGGCGCTCGCGCAAGGGGTGAGGGTCATCAAAGACTTCCGCCTGGGATGA
- a CDS encoding dihydroorotate dehydrogenase produces the protein MSDQRIQIGGLTLQNPVLTASGTFGYGLEYDDFYDVATLGGICTKGLSREPRYGNPPERICETPAGMLNAIGLANVGVEFFCKEKLPVLRERGVTVVANIFASSVEDFVAITERLESETGVAAIELNVSCPNVSKGGIEFGRDPKLAAQVTAACKAATKLPLWVKMSPEAGDIVGVAKACEDAGADAVTAINTIRGMSIDTSTGRVRLANRTGGLSGPALRPIALRIVWDLVGALKIPVIGIGGVFTTEDAVEFMLAGASAVQVGTANFSDPLAANKIRLGIAEYCAARGLTASQLIGRGRPEGA, from the coding sequence ATGAGCGACCAGCGCATCCAAATCGGCGGGCTCACCCTGCAGAACCCGGTGCTCACCGCGTCGGGCACGTTCGGCTACGGGCTCGAATACGACGATTTCTACGACGTGGCGACGCTTGGTGGCATCTGCACCAAGGGGCTGAGCCGCGAGCCCCGGTACGGAAATCCGCCGGAGCGCATCTGCGAGACACCCGCGGGCATGTTGAACGCCATCGGGCTCGCAAACGTCGGTGTCGAATTTTTCTGCAAGGAAAAACTCCCCGTCTTGCGAGAGCGCGGCGTGACCGTCGTAGCGAATATCTTCGCAAGCTCGGTGGAGGACTTCGTCGCGATCACCGAACGCCTGGAGTCGGAGACCGGCGTCGCCGCGATCGAACTGAACGTCAGCTGTCCAAACGTCAGCAAGGGTGGCATCGAATTCGGTCGCGACCCGAAGCTCGCCGCGCAGGTGACAGCGGCCTGCAAAGCCGCCACCAAGCTACCGCTGTGGGTCAAGATGAGCCCCGAAGCGGGGGACATCGTTGGGGTGGCGAAAGCCTGTGAAGACGCAGGCGCTGACGCGGTGACAGCCATCAACACGATCCGCGGCATGTCGATCGATACGAGCACCGGGCGCGTGCGCCTGGCGAACCGTACAGGCGGCTTGAGCGGCCCAGCGCTGCGCCCCATCGCGCTGCGCATCGTGTGGGACCTGGTGGGCGCCTTGAAGATCCCGGTGATCGGCATCGGCGGAGTGTTCACCACAGAAGACGCCGTAGAGTTCATGCTGGCCGGCGCCAGCGCCGTTCAGGTCGGAACGGCGAACTTCTCGGATCCATTGGCCGCTAACAAGATTCGCCTCGGCATTGCCGAGTACTGTGCCGCTCGTGGCCTCACTGCTTCGCAGTTGATCGGCCGTGGCCGCCCCGAAGGAGCTTAG
- a CDS encoding dihydroorotate dehydrogenase electron transfer subunit yields MPDPSSLTKSRTPRRQVTAPLLRRDSMGNAYHVLTFDLPEGMEALPGQFAMVRGAEWGDAPLLPRPMSFLTGGNRPSILIKVFGEGTIRMARAIPGEPFEILGPLGNTWPAVSPGKRPLLVAGGVGVAPLLYLARELSSAGEKPIAVYGGRSHRDLPLNEELADVSELYITTEDGSRGAAGRVTLPLPELLSDDVEVFTCGPDRMMAAVAELCAAKGIRCIASLETPMACGYGVCLGCPVKRAGGGYLYACTDGPCIDATSIDWGEGNHAPRRVERGER; encoded by the coding sequence ATGCCCGACCCCTCGAGCCTCACCAAGAGCCGCACGCCGCGGCGCCAAGTCACCGCGCCGCTGTTGCGGCGTGACAGCATGGGGAACGCCTACCACGTGCTGACCTTCGACCTGCCGGAAGGCATGGAAGCGTTGCCCGGCCAGTTCGCGATGGTGCGTGGCGCCGAGTGGGGAGACGCTCCCCTGTTGCCGCGCCCCATGAGCTTTCTCACCGGAGGCAACCGCCCCTCAATCTTGATCAAGGTGTTCGGCGAAGGCACGATCCGCATGGCTCGAGCCATTCCGGGTGAGCCCTTCGAAATCCTGGGCCCCCTCGGGAACACTTGGCCAGCTGTATCCCCCGGGAAACGACCGCTACTGGTAGCCGGCGGCGTCGGAGTCGCCCCGCTTTTGTATCTCGCGCGCGAGCTCAGCTCCGCCGGCGAGAAGCCGATCGCCGTATATGGCGGTCGCTCCCATCGCGATTTGCCGCTGAACGAGGAGCTTGCGGACGTCAGCGAGCTGTACATCACCACGGAAGACGGCTCGCGCGGCGCCGCTGGCCGCGTGACACTCCCGCTGCCCGAACTCTTGAGCGACGACGTCGAGGTCTTCACCTGCGGACCCGACCGCATGATGGCAGCGGTGGCTGAGCTCTGCGCAGCCAAGGGCATCCGCTGCATCGCCTCCCTGGAGACACCCATGGCCTGCGGCTACGGTGTTTGCCTCGGTTGTCCAGTCAAGCGCGCCGGCGGTGGCTACCTCTACGCATGCACTGACGGTCCGTGCATCGACGCCACCAGTATCGATTGGGGTGAGGGCAACCATGCTCCACGTCGCGTCGAGCGAGGTGAGCGATGA
- the rimI gene encoding ribosomal protein S18-alanine N-acetyltransferase: MQISRLTPADHSAVLEIAAEAATPVEADELTRDVAHVWVARANPDEVAGFLLAWAVADEVHLINIATRQRLQRQGVGQALMVTLLDFAAQMRARLIVLEVRRSNAAAIRLYRSNGFCAIGVRRGYYADSGEDAVEMMVTLDPESGEVQPGRDEINLSA, encoded by the coding sequence ATGCAGATCAGCCGCCTCACTCCCGCAGACCACAGCGCCGTGCTGGAGATTGCCGCGGAGGCAGCGACCCCGGTGGAAGCCGACGAGCTAACCCGAGACGTTGCCCACGTTTGGGTGGCGCGCGCCAACCCCGATGAGGTGGCAGGCTTCCTGTTGGCTTGGGCGGTGGCGGACGAGGTGCACCTGATCAACATCGCGACGCGCCAGCGCTTGCAACGCCAAGGGGTCGGGCAAGCGCTGATGGTGACCCTCCTCGACTTCGCCGCGCAGATGCGGGCCCGCCTGATCGTGCTAGAGGTGCGTCGATCCAACGCGGCGGCGATCCGGCTCTATCGCTCCAACGGCTTTTGTGCCATCGGAGTCCGGCGCGGCTACTACGCTGACTCAGGAGAGGACGCCGTCGAGATGATGGTGACCCTCGACCCCGAGTCCGGTGAAGTCCAACCAGGCCGCGACGAGATCAACCTCAGCGCCTGA
- a CDS encoding Hpt domain-containing protein, with protein MSDGEVIELRKLLATEIGRRLPHASDDPAQARSVLHALRGSAAMAGESELALVLNQLGGRLRAGENAATQMVREVLSQAAVRLSTGQSAFATQWPAPPFGLGPLSKPSRVEYLEAMRERISALDALLAAPRLEPRALDEVYRVVHSLKSAASAEGDNVTTWYCHGLEEHILNSRGNLEREKQLLVEVARHRAVLAALLDDPRRALATLARLARTTPESSPPSSKGQPPPLSEPGQGSIQVPEQALDALLDRLQRLEQVHDDLNRAADLAAQFGARSRQQRETLNDALRMIGPPRPWGAPEAALRLVEQVARGLGTSSGWAARGVQAMRASSDRIRAETTSTRGDLTGLRRTSLRWLLGRLESAALELAEQQGKQVRVLLKGGDLPIDRRLAERLLDPTLQLVRNAITHAFPDDGRGQLWLTASRVGGWLRLSVEDDGRGFDAQGLQALVPGAESVDPASAALTPFVSTRQHPDAFAGRGVGLPMAEAVLTKLGGTLHLTSREPNGARALIELPAESGMIDTVWLTHDEHCFALPVMYARRVVRNSERIGAISLGRCLGLPASKKPLPTAIELDIAGLTPVYLAVSRVLPVETVNIHPVPPRIARRGPYSGAVLRRGGQLALVLHGPVVALRAQVVASGSASSIPPSNSQR; from the coding sequence GTGAGCGACGGCGAAGTCATCGAACTGAGGAAGCTCTTGGCGACGGAGATCGGTCGCCGGTTGCCCCACGCGAGTGACGATCCGGCTCAGGCTCGCAGCGTGCTCCACGCCCTACGAGGCTCCGCGGCGATGGCAGGGGAGTCAGAGCTAGCGCTGGTGCTGAACCAGCTAGGCGGCAGACTTCGCGCGGGTGAAAACGCGGCCACCCAGATGGTGCGCGAAGTGCTCAGCCAAGCGGCGGTGCGCTTGAGCACGGGTCAGTCGGCGTTTGCTACTCAGTGGCCTGCGCCGCCGTTTGGGCTTGGGCCGCTCTCGAAGCCGTCTCGAGTGGAGTACCTGGAGGCGATGCGCGAGCGCATCTCGGCTCTCGACGCATTGCTCGCAGCGCCCCGCCTAGAGCCGCGCGCCCTGGATGAGGTGTACCGCGTGGTGCACAGCCTGAAGAGCGCCGCGAGCGCCGAGGGCGACAATGTAACCACCTGGTATTGCCACGGCCTCGAGGAGCACATCCTGAATAGCCGCGGCAACCTGGAGCGAGAGAAGCAACTGCTGGTGGAGGTCGCCCGGCACCGCGCGGTGCTCGCGGCACTGCTCGACGACCCCCGGCGCGCCCTGGCAACGCTCGCACGCCTCGCGCGGACGACTCCAGAGAGCAGCCCGCCGAGCAGCAAGGGTCAGCCGCCGCCGCTTTCGGAGCCCGGACAAGGCAGCATCCAGGTTCCAGAGCAGGCGCTGGACGCGCTGCTCGATCGACTCCAGCGCCTCGAGCAAGTCCACGACGACCTGAATCGCGCCGCAGATCTCGCCGCTCAGTTCGGTGCCCGCTCCCGCCAGCAGCGGGAAACCTTGAACGACGCGCTGCGCATGATCGGGCCGCCCCGCCCTTGGGGTGCGCCGGAGGCGGCGCTGCGGCTGGTCGAGCAAGTTGCCCGTGGGCTCGGTACGTCTTCAGGTTGGGCGGCCCGCGGCGTGCAAGCGATGCGAGCCAGCAGCGATCGTATCCGCGCAGAAACAACCAGCACTCGCGGGGACCTGACCGGGCTCCGCCGTACGAGTCTGCGCTGGCTGCTGGGGCGCCTGGAGTCGGCGGCGCTCGAACTGGCGGAGCAACAAGGCAAACAAGTGCGGGTGCTGCTCAAAGGCGGTGACTTACCCATCGATCGCCGCCTGGCTGAGCGCTTGTTGGACCCGACGCTGCAGTTGGTCCGCAACGCGATCACCCACGCTTTCCCTGACGACGGGCGCGGCCAGCTGTGGCTCACCGCGAGCCGCGTCGGGGGCTGGCTCCGGCTGAGTGTCGAGGACGACGGGCGCGGCTTCGATGCCCAGGGGCTGCAAGCGCTGGTGCCCGGAGCCGAGAGTGTGGACCCCGCCAGCGCAGCGCTGACGCCATTCGTATCCACGCGGCAACATCCGGATGCGTTCGCGGGGCGAGGGGTTGGGCTGCCGATGGCGGAGGCGGTGCTGACGAAACTCGGCGGCACCTTGCACCTCACGAGCCGCGAGCCAAACGGGGCGCGAGCGTTGATCGAGCTGCCCGCGGAGAGCGGCATGATCGATACCGTGTGGTTGACCCACGACGAACACTGCTTCGCGCTGCCCGTGATGTACGCGCGCCGGGTGGTGAGGAACTCCGAACGCATCGGAGCGATATCCCTCGGGCGTTGTCTCGGACTACCCGCCAGCAAGAAGCCCCTCCCCACCGCCATCGAGCTGGACATCGCTGGCTTGACGCCAGTCTACCTTGCGGTGAGCCGCGTGCTCCCAGTGGAGACTGTGAACATCCACCCAGTGCCACCGCGCATCGCCCGCCGCGGGCCGTACTCAGGCGCGGTGCTGCGACGCGGTGGTCAACTCGCGCTCGTGCTCCACGGCCCTGTCGTGGCCTTGCGCGCCCAAGTCGTTGCCAGCGGCTCCGCATCGAGCATTCCTCCCAGTAACTCCCAGCGCTGA